The Chthoniobacterales bacterium region AGGTCTCGCCAGCGTAGAAGTTGTCATCGCCGAGACCGACGTTGATTGGGAAGGTAAACGTCACAGGACCAGCCGCGAAGCTGGGAGCGATGCCGATTTCGTAGTACCAGCCACCAGGAGCCAGACCAGCGACGGTGTCGCCGATTTCAGCGAGGACGGCCACGTGCGGGTGCAAGGCAAATTTGCCAAGCATCGCGGTATCGTCATAAGCGAGGTTCAGGTTGATGCTGCGGGCCGGGCTGAAGTTGTCAGCAGGGCTGTCGAACTCGAAGTAGCTCAGAGTCGCGGTGAGGTTCTTGGCCATCACAACGGAGATGCCCGGAGTGTAGTCGAACTCATACCAGCTCTGGAGATTCGTGCCGCCGCCGATGCTAGGCTGATCGTGCGAATGCAAGCTGCTCCAGATGCCGAGGTTCAGAGTGACTTTGCTGATGAAACCTTCGCCTTCATAAAGTTTGAAGTAGAGGTCGGCGTAAGGCTGGGCAATGACACCCTGGTTTTCGAGTTGGATACCACGAGAGAAGTATTTGCTGACCACGGCCACGCCCAAATCGCCGCTGATGCAGGATTTTAGCTCTGGAGTTTCAACGGCTTTGACTTCTTTGGAGGCAGTTACTTCACCGGCATGTGCGGTGGTGGACAGTAAACCGCCAAGAATGGCAGCACTGAAGATGTTTTTTGTTTTACTGATTGTTAGCATATCCTTTGGTTTGGTTTTGTTAAGTGCCGAATACTCGGCGAGCGTCCCTTAGCAAAGAGGATGCCACAGGTGGTAAATGAGCCGTTTTTTGTCAAATCTCCTGCGCTTCAGAGGCGGGGGCCCGGCAAGCGGGTTGGGAAATGCTCTATCCAAAACTTGAGATTATATCTTTGAATGAAAGATAAATAACAGTGGTGGCGATTATTGCCCACGTCCGACAAGAGTGCCGCCCTAATGCCTGGCCTATGCTGGGCAATCGAAATACTGCAGGGCGTATTTACCTCTCGCAATTCGTTTAATTAGGACCAATATGGGGCAGGAATTCGATTATTTAGGGATTCGCAAGTTGTTCATTGTGACCTATATGAAACTCCCCCCTCCCGTCCCGTCGTCCAAGGCCCAAACCGGCATCGAAGGTTTCGATGAAATAACCCAAGGCGGTCTGCCGCGAGGGCGCACCACTCTCATCGAGGGGGGCCCCGGTTCGGGCAAGTCGATCATGGCCATGCAAACCTTGGTCAATGGTGCGCGACTCGAGAATGAGCCGGGGATTTTTGTGGCCTTCGAGGAGAGTGCGCAGCGGCTGGTGGCCAATGCCTCGAAGTTTGGCTGGGACTTGGAGACTTTGCAGAAGAAGAAGCTCTTCTTTCTGGATGCGCAACCCACGCCAGACTTTTATCAGGCGGGGACTTTTGATCTGGGCGGAATGCTGGCGGCTCTGGAGGCCAAGGCCAAAGAGATCGGCGCGCGGAGGATTGTGTTCGACGCGATCGATGTGGTGCTGGCTCTCCTGAATGATCCGGCGGCGGAAAGACGGGAAGCTTATCGGCTGCACGCATGGCTGCTAGAGCACAACTTTACGGCGATCATAACGGCCAAGGTGGACCACGAGGATCGGCGGGCGACGAATCAACCCCAACTCAGTTTCATGCAGTATATGGTGGATTGCGCAGTGCTGCTGAACCATGTGGTGATCGAGGGAATCTCCCAGCGCAATCTGCGGGTGGCCAAGTATCGCGGCAGCACTTTTTCGGAGAATGAAGCACCCTTCCTGATCGGACCCGAGGGTCTGGTGGTGGCCGGTGGGAGCGGGATGTCTTATGAGAAAATGCCCAAGAGTCTGGCGGTGACGGAGCGTCTCTCCAGCGGGGTGGAGCGGCTGGATGCCATGCTCGGGGGAGGCTATTATCGGGGCGCGAGCATTCTAGTGACGGGCTTTCCCGGCACGGCGAAATCGACTCTCAGCGGGGCCTTTGCCGAGGCGGCCTGTCTGCGGGGCGAGCGTACGTTGATGATTAACTTCGACTCCGATGCGGCCGAGGTGATTCGTAATCTGGCCTCGGTAAACATCCAGTTGGAGCGTTTTGTAACGAATGGGCTGCTGCGCATCGTTTCCGCCCGGGCCATCTCTGGCAGTGCGGAGATTCACTTCATGCAGATCAAA contains the following coding sequences:
- the kaiC gene encoding circadian clock protein KaiC, producing MKLPPPVPSSKAQTGIEGFDEITQGGLPRGRTTLIEGGPGSGKSIMAMQTLVNGARLENEPGIFVAFEESAQRLVANASKFGWDLETLQKKKLFFLDAQPTPDFYQAGTFDLGGMLAALEAKAKEIGARRIVFDAIDVVLALLNDPAAERREAYRLHAWLLEHNFTAIITAKVDHEDRRATNQPQLSFMQYMVDCAVLLNHVVIEGISQRNLRVAKYRGSTFSENEAPFLIGPEGLVVAGGSGMSYEKMPKSLAVTERLSSGVERLDAMLGGGYYRGASILVTGFPGTAKSTLSGAFAEAACLRGERTLMINFDSDAAEVIRNLASVNIQLERFVTNGLLRIVSARAISGSAEIHFMQIKLLAKEHGARCLVIDPLSALSKSGNENTAYGVAERLVDWTKNAGITMLCTSLLQEAGMQVESSPSQISTLADTWIHLNYHVHAGERNRGLSIVKSRGTAHSNQVRELLLSDKGVTLADAYTAGGEVLMGTLRWEKERAVQSTTAEAEATKKLKQATIEAEEALLEVKLKAVQLDLNAKRAEKEILTRLGVDRAEKLASGVTHLDELRGTDEK